In Gigantopelta aegis isolate Gae_Host chromosome 6, Gae_host_genome, whole genome shotgun sequence, the following are encoded in one genomic region:
- the LOC121376322 gene encoding uncharacterized protein LOC121376322 encodes MKGVSSLCGLFILTLVIQSCTSHVIQRRGALSYIVHKGCLYLSHYVKDNYPVLEPTHDTSVAGVTNWVDWARDVADASYLPTELLQGLVKCGRGYTFFAFNAPQRLIHEHGLDPTQLIPGK; translated from the exons ATGAAAGGAGTTTCCAGTTTATGTGGTTTGTTTATCCTAACACTTGTAATCCAGTCCTGTACAAG TCATGTTATTCAACGACGCGGAGCACTGTCCTATATCGTCCACAAGGGATGTCTCTATCTTTCGCA CTATGTGAAGGACAACTACCCCGTTCTGGAACCGACCCACGACACCTCAGTGGCTGGCGTCACGAACTGGGTGGACTGGGCCAGGGACGTCGCCGACGCCTCGTATCTGCCCACCGAGCTGCTGCAGGGACTCGTCAAGTGTGGGAGGGGATACACGTTCTTCGCGTTCAATGCGCCGCAGAGACTAATACACGAACACGGCCTTGATCCCACACAGCTCATTCCTGGAAAATAG